In Castor canadensis chromosome 11, mCasCan1.hap1v2, whole genome shotgun sequence, a single genomic region encodes these proteins:
- the Itln1 gene encoding intelectin-1 isoform X1 produces MLSITMTQFSFLLFLIVATRRCSAAGANMDLEKETKFLSPSLPRSCKEVKQKYQSACDGLYFLRTNNGAIYQTFCDMTSGGGGWTLVASVHENNMYGKCTVGDRWSSQQGNRADYPEGDGNWANYNTFGSAEAATSDDYKNPGYFDIQAQDLSIWHVPNKSPMQNWRNSSLLRYRTFNGFLEHVGHNLFGLYQKYPVKYGEGKCWTDNGPAIPVVYDFGDAQKTASYYSPNGQKEFTAGFVQFRVFNNERAANALCAGVRVTGCNTETNCIGGGGYFPEGNPKQCGDFSSFDWDGYGTHTGWSSSRELIEAAVLLFYR; encoded by the exons ATGCTATCT atTACAATGACCCAATTTAGCTTCCTGCTGTTTCTCATTGTGGCCACCAGAAGGTGCAGTGCAG CTGGGGCCAATATGGATTTAGAGAAAGAGACCAAGTTTTTGTCTCCATCTCTGCCCAGAAGCTGCAAGGAAGTCAAACAGAAGTACCAGAGTGCATGTG ATGGCCTGTATTTCCTCCGCACCAACAATGGTGCCATCTACCAGACCTTCTGTGACATGACCTCTGGGGGTGGTGGCTGGACTCTGGTGGCCAGTGTGCACGAGAACAACATGTATGGGAAGTGCACAGTGGGTGATCGCTGGTCCAGTCAGCAGGGCAACAGAGCAGATTACCCAGAGGGGGATGGCAACTGGGCCAACTACAACACCTTTGGGTCTGCAGAGGCCGCCACAAGTGATGACTATAAG AACCCTGGCTACTTTGACATCCAAGCCCAGGACCTGAGCATCTGGCATGTCCCCAACAAGAGTCCCATGCAGAACTGGAGGAACAGCTCCCTGCTGAGGTACCGCACCTTCAATGGCTTCTTGGAGCATGTAGGACATAATCTGTTTGGCCTCTACCAG AAATATCCAGTGAAATATGGAGAAGGAAAGTGTTGGACTGACAATGGCCCTGCAATACCTGTGGTTTATGATTTTGGGGATGCCCAGAAAACAGCATCTTATTACTCACCCAATGGCCAGA AGGAATTCACTGCAGGATTTGTCCAGTTCAGAGTATTTAATAACGAGAGAGCAGCCAATGCCTTATGTGCTGGAGTAAGAGTCACTGGATGTAACACTGAGACG AACTGCATTGGTGGAGGAGGATACTTCCCAGAGGGCAATCCTAAGCAGTGTGGAGACTTCTCTTCTTTTGACTGGGATGGCTATGGAACTCATACTGGCTGGAGCAGTAGCCGGGAGTTAATCGAGGCAGCTGTACTTCTGTTCTATCGCTGA
- the LOC141414019 gene encoding uncharacterized protein, with protein sequence MPLRMRQNIELTKLATPVHNCKEFLSEVTQVRADLKDTPLSGCKLNWYTDGSSFFQNGARRAGAAVVDQEGNTVWSSALPPETSAQKAKLIALAEALERAKGKRVNIYTDSRYAFGTIHVHGAIYRERGFHTAKGKHLKNLAEVQRLLMAVEKPKAVAVMYVPGHQSAKTPEAVGNNRADQKAKRVAMVDGIGPWIHHSHVRRANHQKQKGVKEWTVRRHPDNPLKLKLLWPRKHAEPSGTATDGVADRSDLAQCPEREPRRNQPSPAL encoded by the exons ATGCCCCTGCGAATGAGGCAGAACATAGAATTAACCAAACTCGCA acacctgtccataactgcaaagaattcctctccgaagttacacaggtacgggctgacctaaaggatacccccctgtccggctgcaaattaaactggtacacggatggaagcagttttttccaaaatggagcccgaagggcaggggcagctgtagtcgaccaagaaggaaatacggtatggagcagcgccctcccacccgaaacatcagcccaaaaagcgaaattaattgccttggcagaggccctggagagggcaaaaggaaagcgagtcaatatctacaccgatagccgctatgctttcggtaccatccatgtccacggggccatctatcgcgaaagaggattccacacagcaaaaggaaaacatctaaaaaacctagccgaagtccagcgtctattaatggcagtggaaaaaccaaaggcagtggcagtgatgtatgtcccaggccaccagtctgccaagacgccggaagctgtcggtaacaacagagcagatcaaaaagcaaagagagtagcaatg gttgatggcatcggaccttggatccaccactcccacgtgcgtcgagccaatcatcaaaaacaaaaaggggtcaaggagtggactgtacggcgacacccagacaacccattaaagctaaagcttttgtggccccggaaacatgcagagccttcaggaacagccacggatggggtggctgatcgctctgatcttgctcaatgcccagagcgggagcctcgcagaaaccaaccctcaccagccctataa